Proteins co-encoded in one Streptomyces sp. JH34 genomic window:
- a CDS encoding helicase C-terminal domain-containing protein: MGTTTPPRTLAEALRARGDESLAGLLRARPDLLSPVPNDITQLATRAGTRASVVRALEHLDRFALQTAEALAVAPDPAPYDTLLALLTGDGQDDGDARDDAGAAITAALPDALATLREQALVWGEDTALHLVRTARELLAPSPQHPSPTGLGPTVAEATAGMSPGRLQEILAAAGLPATHDPVSAVAALSGLFTDRTRMAELLDTAPVEALAVLDRLVWGPPYGEVTPNPAPPVQWLRDRGLLLPVSTRTVVLPREAALHLRAGRAHRVPEPVAPELVASAERDPQAVDRAAAGQGFMALSTVEDLLKLWNDGGPAILRAGGLSVRDLKRTAGALDVTERVAAFWIELAYAAGLLASDGETDERYAPTPASDEWLDLPAQDRWTHLVTAWLAATRTAGLIGGQDSKGRALSALGPDLDRSAAPEVRRRVLALFAGLPPGTAPDPQTLLARLRWERPLRATGPGGPTAPGDASDLRSRIALWTANEAEQLGITGRGALSSQARAFLDEGPAAAAARLAPLIPEPLDHVLLQADLTAVAPGPLERPLADMLSVLADVESKGGATVYRFTPGSVRRALDAGRAATDLHAFLATHSRTPVPQPLSYLIDDVARRHGHLRIGAASAYVRCDDEAVLNEILADKRSATLRLRRLAPTVLAAQADPGSLLEGLREMGYAPAAESAEGDVLITRAGARRTPPRTPPVPVPEGPPVPDATLLAAAVRAVRAGDTAARAVHKDTTDTATTGALPRTAPAETLATVQAAAMTGSAVWIGYVNADGAASQRVIAPVKVEGGFVTAYDHTADEVRTYPLHRITGVAELADEQTN; encoded by the coding sequence ATGGGGACGACCACACCACCGCGTACGCTCGCCGAAGCTCTGCGCGCCCGGGGCGACGAATCGCTGGCAGGGCTGCTGCGCGCGCGCCCCGACCTGCTCAGCCCCGTGCCGAACGACATCACCCAGCTGGCGACGCGTGCCGGCACGCGCGCCTCCGTCGTCCGTGCGCTGGAGCACCTCGACCGCTTCGCCCTGCAGACCGCGGAGGCGCTGGCCGTTGCGCCGGACCCGGCTCCGTACGACACGCTGCTCGCGCTCCTCACCGGCGACGGCCAGGACGACGGCGACGCGCGCGACGACGCGGGCGCGGCGATCACCGCCGCACTGCCCGACGCCCTGGCGACGTTGCGCGAACAGGCCCTGGTCTGGGGCGAGGACACCGCGCTGCACCTCGTACGCACCGCGCGCGAGCTGCTCGCCCCGTCCCCGCAGCACCCCTCCCCCACGGGCCTCGGCCCGACCGTCGCCGAGGCCACGGCCGGGATGTCGCCCGGCAGGCTGCAGGAGATCCTGGCCGCCGCCGGGCTGCCGGCCACCCACGACCCGGTGTCCGCCGTCGCCGCGCTGAGCGGGCTGTTCACGGACCGGACCAGGATGGCGGAGCTGCTGGACACCGCACCGGTCGAGGCGCTGGCCGTGCTCGACCGGCTGGTCTGGGGGCCGCCGTACGGGGAGGTCACACCGAATCCCGCACCCCCCGTGCAATGGCTGCGCGACCGCGGGCTGTTGCTGCCCGTGTCGACACGCACGGTGGTCCTGCCGCGCGAGGCCGCGCTGCACCTTCGGGCGGGCCGCGCCCACCGTGTGCCCGAGCCCGTCGCCCCGGAACTCGTGGCGTCGGCCGAGCGGGATCCCCAGGCTGTGGACAGGGCGGCGGCCGGCCAGGGCTTCATGGCACTGTCCACCGTCGAGGACCTGCTGAAGCTGTGGAACGACGGCGGCCCGGCCATCCTCCGCGCGGGCGGGCTGAGCGTGCGCGACCTGAAGCGGACCGCCGGAGCGCTCGACGTCACCGAGCGCGTCGCCGCGTTCTGGATCGAACTCGCCTACGCGGCGGGCCTGCTGGCCTCCGACGGCGAGACCGACGAACGGTACGCCCCGACGCCCGCGTCCGACGAGTGGCTCGACCTGCCCGCCCAGGACCGCTGGACCCACCTCGTCACCGCCTGGCTCGCCGCCACGCGCACCGCGGGCCTGATCGGCGGCCAGGACTCCAAGGGCCGGGCCCTGTCGGCACTCGGCCCCGACCTGGACCGCTCGGCCGCGCCCGAGGTACGCCGCCGGGTCCTGGCCCTGTTCGCCGGGCTCCCGCCGGGCACCGCACCCGATCCGCAGACCCTGCTCGCCCGGCTCCGCTGGGAACGGCCGCTGCGCGCGACCGGACCGGGCGGGCCGACGGCCCCCGGCGACGCCTCCGACCTCCGCTCCCGGATCGCCCTGTGGACGGCCAACGAGGCGGAGCAGCTCGGGATCACCGGCCGCGGTGCCCTCTCATCCCAGGCCCGGGCGTTCCTCGACGAGGGCCCCGCCGCGGCCGCCGCCCGTCTCGCCCCGCTGATCCCCGAACCCCTGGACCACGTGCTGCTCCAGGCCGATCTGACGGCGGTCGCCCCCGGTCCGCTGGAACGCCCGCTCGCCGACATGCTCTCGGTGCTCGCGGACGTCGAGTCCAAGGGCGGCGCGACGGTCTACCGCTTCACCCCGGGTTCCGTGCGCCGCGCGCTCGACGCCGGGCGGGCCGCGACCGACCTCCACGCCTTCCTCGCCACCCACAGCCGCACCCCGGTACCACAGCCGCTGAGCTACCTCATCGACGACGTGGCGCGCCGCCACGGCCATCTGCGGATCGGCGCCGCCTCCGCCTACGTGCGCTGCGACGACGAGGCGGTGCTCAACGAGATCCTGGCCGACAAGCGCTCGGCGACCCTGCGGCTCCGCAGGCTCGCCCCGACCGTCCTGGCCGCGCAGGCCGATCCGGGGTCACTGCTCGAGGGGCTCCGCGAGATGGGGTACGCCCCGGCCGCCGAATCCGCCGAGGGCGACGTCCTGATCACCCGTGCCGGCGCGCGTCGCACCCCGCCCCGTACGCCGCCCGTGCCCGTCCCCGAGGGCCCTCCGGTCCCCGACGCCACACTGCTGGCAGCCGCGGTCCGGGCCGTCAGGGCCGGTGACACGGCGGCCAGGGCCGTCCACAAGGACACGACGGACACCGCGACGACGGGCGCCCTCCCCCGCACGGCCCCGGCCGAGACGCTGGCCACGGTGCAGGCGGCGGCGATGACCGGTTCGGCGGTCTGGATCGGCTACGTCAACGCGGACGGCGCGGCCAGCCAGCGGGTGATCGCCCCGGTCAAGGTGGAGGGCGGCTTCGTGACGGCGTACGACCACACGGCCGACGAGGTCCGGACGTATCCGCTGCACCGGATCACGGGCGTCGCGGAGCTCGCCGACGAGCAGACGAACTGA
- a CDS encoding sugar O-acetyltransferase produces MPTDYFPDDPRTNHERMLAGDLYIADDPEIARQQQRAMRLMARYQAAHTEDADAARAVLAELLDSVGEGVDLRPPLYVDYGSNITIGARTFVNYHLTALDVARITIGEDCQIGPNVQLLTPTHPVEPGPRRDKLEAALPITIGDNVWLGGGVIVCPGVTIGDNSVIGAGAVVTKDIPADVVAVGNPARVVRGV; encoded by the coding sequence ATGCCGACGGACTACTTCCCGGACGATCCGCGCACCAACCACGAACGCATGCTCGCGGGCGACCTCTACATCGCCGACGATCCCGAGATCGCCAGGCAGCAGCAGCGGGCCATGCGTCTCATGGCCCGCTACCAGGCCGCCCACACCGAGGACGCGGACGCCGCCAGGGCGGTCCTCGCGGAGCTGCTGGACTCCGTGGGCGAGGGCGTCGACCTGCGTCCGCCGCTGTACGTCGACTACGGCAGCAACATCACCATCGGTGCCCGTACCTTCGTCAACTACCACCTGACCGCCCTGGACGTCGCGCGCATCACCATCGGCGAGGACTGCCAGATCGGCCCCAACGTCCAGTTGCTCACCCCGACCCACCCCGTGGAACCGGGGCCGCGGCGCGACAAGCTGGAAGCCGCGCTCCCCATCACCATCGGTGACAACGTCTGGCTCGGCGGCGGCGTCATCGTGTGTCCCGGCGTGACCATCGGCGACAACTCCGTGATCGGCGCGGGTGCGGTGGTCACGAAGGACATCCCCGCCGACGTCGTCGCCGTGGGCAACCCCGCCCGAGTCGTCCGCGGCGTCTGA